The following coding sequences are from one Granulicella arctica window:
- the aceB gene encoding malate synthase A, which yields MTKHDEGITFTAPVSEQQSTVLTTEAVAFIVDLQRAFNERRKDLLASRVARQAKLDLGERPDFLPETKSIREAEWTVAPLPQDLLDRRVEITGPVDRKMIINALNSGAKVFMADFEDSTTPTWNNVLDGQLNLRDAVRRTITFEDEKTGKSYKLKEHPAVLFVRARGWHLEERHMLVDGEPVSGSLFDFALYVFHNAKELLARGSGPYFYLPKMESHLEARLWNDVFVAAEAALGIPSGSIKGTVLIETILATFEMDEILYELRDHSAGLNCGRWDYIFSYIKKFAGDTSILLPDRAQVTMTTHFMRSYSKLAIKTCHRRKVSAMGGMSAFIPIKTDPVANEKALAQVRADKEREATDGHDGTWVAHPGLVPVALEVFDRIMPQPNQIDKQLIDYTATAEDLLRVPSGSITEAGLRQNVAVGLGYVEAWLRGIGCVPLFNLMEDAATAEISRAQLWQWVHHHAVLEDGRPVTCALVNTAIDDELAEKKSILSDERYAFYMRAAQLMRDLIDAERFLDFLTLSAYTSVLEREFVS from the coding sequence ATGACAAAGCACGATGAAGGGATCACCTTCACAGCCCCCGTATCCGAGCAGCAGTCAACCGTCCTTACGACGGAGGCAGTAGCCTTCATCGTCGATCTCCAACGTGCCTTCAACGAGCGCCGCAAGGATCTGCTCGCCAGCCGCGTAGCTCGTCAGGCAAAGCTCGACTTAGGCGAACGCCCGGACTTTCTGCCCGAAACAAAATCGATCCGCGAAGCCGAATGGACCGTCGCGCCTCTCCCCCAGGACCTCCTCGACCGACGCGTCGAGATCACTGGCCCCGTCGATCGCAAAATGATCATCAACGCCCTCAACAGCGGCGCCAAGGTCTTCATGGCCGATTTCGAAGACTCGACCACCCCTACCTGGAACAACGTTCTCGACGGCCAACTCAACCTCCGCGACGCCGTCCGCCGTACCATCACCTTCGAAGATGAAAAGACCGGCAAGAGTTACAAGTTGAAAGAGCACCCCGCCGTCCTCTTCGTCCGCGCCCGCGGCTGGCACCTCGAAGAGCGCCACATGCTCGTAGACGGCGAGCCCGTCTCCGGCTCTCTCTTCGACTTCGCGCTCTACGTCTTCCACAACGCGAAAGAGCTGCTCGCACGCGGCTCCGGCCCCTACTTCTATCTCCCAAAGATGGAGAGCCATCTTGAAGCCCGCCTCTGGAACGACGTCTTCGTTGCCGCCGAAGCAGCACTCGGCATTCCCTCCGGCTCCATCAAGGGAACAGTCCTCATCGAAACCATCCTCGCTACCTTCGAGATGGACGAGATCCTCTACGAGCTGCGCGATCACTCTGCCGGCCTCAACTGCGGCCGCTGGGATTACATCTTCAGCTACATCAAAAAGTTCGCTGGCGATACCAGCATCCTCCTGCCGGATCGTGCCCAGGTCACCATGACTACGCACTTCATGCGCAGCTACTCAAAGCTCGCCATCAAGACCTGCCATCGTCGTAAAGTCAGCGCCATGGGCGGCATGAGCGCCTTCATCCCCATCAAGACCGATCCCGTCGCGAACGAAAAGGCCCTCGCCCAGGTCCGCGCCGACAAGGAGCGCGAGGCCACAGACGGCCACGACGGTACGTGGGTAGCGCACCCCGGTCTCGTTCCTGTAGCCCTCGAAGTCTTCGACCGCATCATGCCGCAGCCCAACCAGATCGACAAGCAGTTGATCGACTATACCGCCACCGCCGAAGACCTCCTCCGTGTTCCCTCCGGTTCCATCACTGAAGCGGGGCTGCGCCAGAACGTCGCCGTCGGCCTTGGCTACGTCGAAGCCTGGCTGCGCGGTATCGGCTGCGTTCCGCTCTTCAATCTCATGGAGGACGCCGCCACGGCCGAGATCAGCCGCGCCCAGCTCTGGCAGTGGGTCCATCATCACGCCGTACTCGAAGATGGCCGCCCCGTCACTTGCGCTCTTGTCAACACAGCCATCGACGACGAACTCGCAGAGAAGAAATCTATCCTTAGCGACGAGCGATACGCCTTCTACATGCGCGCAGCCCAGTTGATGCGCGACCTCATCGACGCCGAACGTTTCCTCGATTTTCTCACCTTATCTGCCTACACAAGCGTCCTCGAACGCGAGTTCGTCTCGTGA
- a CDS encoding dimethylarginine dimethylaminohydrolase family protein, protein MTMSISTVQAVNNVRVSSHPIADVAVRPVFLMCAPTLYDVNYVINPWMAGNVHASSRERAVEQWQILYREVSRLGEVRLVDPQPGSPDMVFTANAGLERDGVVVLSSFFHEERQGEERHFQRWLEEAGYRVVTLPRETPFEGEGDALFSLDGSRLWVGYGPRTLISSHRRLSEVWPVEVVSLHLTDPRFYHLDTCFAPLEGGFVLYYPGAFDTDSLARIEAFYPKEMRIVVGKEDALRFVCNAVNVGETILMNNISERLAEELRSKGFCPVSIDLSEFLKAGGAAKCLVMRLDVERA, encoded by the coding sequence ATGACGATGAGTATTAGTACTGTGCAGGCTGTAAATAATGTTCGTGTTTCGTCGCATCCCATTGCCGATGTTGCTGTGCGGCCTGTTTTTTTGATGTGCGCGCCGACGCTGTATGACGTGAACTATGTGATCAATCCGTGGATGGCGGGGAACGTCCATGCTTCCTCGCGTGAGCGTGCGGTTGAGCAGTGGCAGATTCTTTACCGTGAGGTGAGCCGACTTGGAGAGGTGCGACTTGTCGATCCGCAACCGGGCTCTCCGGATATGGTCTTTACTGCAAACGCTGGTTTGGAGCGCGATGGTGTGGTGGTGCTTAGCAGCTTTTTTCATGAGGAACGTCAGGGCGAGGAACGCCACTTCCAACGTTGGCTTGAGGAGGCAGGGTATCGTGTTGTTACGCTTCCGCGTGAGACTCCGTTTGAAGGCGAAGGCGATGCGCTGTTCTCACTGGATGGTTCGCGGCTGTGGGTGGGATATGGGCCTCGGACTTTGATCAGCAGTCACCGGAGGTTGAGCGAGGTATGGCCGGTGGAGGTGGTTTCGCTTCATCTGACGGATCCACGTTTCTACCATCTCGATACGTGCTTCGCTCCGCTTGAGGGCGGCTTTGTGCTTTATTATCCGGGGGCCTTCGATACGGATTCGTTGGCTCGGATCGAGGCGTTCTATCCGAAGGAGATGCGTATCGTGGTCGGGAAGGAGGATGCGTTGCGCTTTGTCTGCAATGCGGTGAATGTAGGCGAGACGATCTTGATGAACAATATCAGCGAACGCCTCGCCGAGGAGCTCAGGTCGAAGGGATTTTGTCCCGTATCAATCGACCTGAGCGAGTTCCTCAAGGCAGGCGGTGCGGCGAAGTGCCTCGTGATGCGGTTGGATGTGGAGCGAGCTTAG
- a CDS encoding efflux RND transporter permease subunit: MVDFFIRRPIFATVCALLIILAGAVCIPTLPISLYPELAPPQVVVTCNYIGANSKDVESAVTTILEQSINGVEGMRYISSTSSNDGTSSITVTFKTGYDLSIAAVDVQNRVASAQGRLPAVVNNTGITITKANSNFVLAAGFISPDHSLSQAFISNYLDVYVADALKRVPGVGAVVIFGERKYAMRIWLDPAKLAARGLTALDVTNALSEQNVEVAAGQLGLPPADPKQSFQMAVRVVGRLSDPREFDNIIIKNSSTANGLVLLKDVGHSEIGAENYNTDLKFSGGEAVGIGIQQLSTANALDVDKQCRAVLTELRKSFPPGLDYIVAVDTTTVVSDSIKEVESTIAEAIVIVIVVIFLFLQDWHATIIPAVTIPVSLIGTFAFIKLFGFSINSLTLFGITLATGLVVDDAIVVIENVQRHLVEGVTDAHAATSTAMAEVTSAVIATSLVLISVFVPVSFFPGTTGILYKQFSLTIAFSIAISAFNALTLSPALAAILLRPETHHGGLLGLVDKAIKKVISIYAVFVTWIVKVRYAVVLIFLLGLGATVYMYNHVPTAFVPAEDQSYFLIIVQTPPGASLAYTAEVADRASALVRKDNDVFGTFSVMGFSLAGGSSPNSGLIFAPLKPIDERTKLGPGHSAKEIVARIGPKLFQVPGGILFAAEPPAIAGIGTVGGFQFMLQDAGRNTFGDIDRVAHTIVAQSRNPASGLNALNTTFTSNDPQLQVTIDRQKAKTMGVPLSQITAAMSTFMGSSYVNDFDFNNRSYRVYVQADAQFRRNAQDLQQYYVRSDSNQMVPLDNLIAVDETSGPQVIYHYNLFRAAEIDGSPAAGLSSGQGLDAMVKLFDKNKLQGMSYSWTGIALEEIESSGKAIIIFGLGLLVVYLALSAQYESFALPFIILLAVPTAILGALSLVAARGLVDDVYVQIGLVMLIGLSAKNSILIVEFAEQQLAQGKSIVDAAIIAAELRLRPILMTSIAFILGVMPLYLATGAGAYGRHSVGTAVVGGMVLSTFLNLVFIPVLYVLFKTFLGLFSKKPKGTEGRELPPAQPSH; the protein is encoded by the coding sequence TTGGTAGATTTTTTTATTCGCCGCCCGATCTTCGCTACGGTCTGCGCACTCCTCATAATTCTTGCGGGCGCGGTGTGTATTCCGACGCTGCCGATTTCTTTGTACCCGGAGTTGGCTCCGCCGCAGGTGGTGGTGACCTGCAACTACATCGGCGCGAACTCGAAGGATGTGGAGTCTGCCGTTACGACGATTCTCGAGCAGTCGATCAACGGCGTTGAAGGGATGCGGTATATCAGTTCGACGAGCTCGAACGATGGAACCTCTTCGATTACGGTGACGTTCAAGACGGGCTATGACCTTTCGATCGCCGCAGTCGATGTGCAGAACCGTGTTGCATCGGCTCAGGGGCGTTTGCCCGCGGTTGTGAACAACACCGGTATTACGATCACGAAGGCCAACAGCAATTTCGTGCTGGCTGCTGGATTCATCTCGCCGGACCATAGCTTGTCGCAGGCTTTCATTTCGAACTACCTCGATGTATATGTCGCGGATGCGCTGAAGCGCGTACCGGGCGTGGGCGCGGTCGTGATCTTCGGCGAGCGCAAATATGCGATGCGGATCTGGCTTGATCCTGCGAAGCTTGCGGCGCGTGGGTTGACGGCACTCGATGTGACGAATGCGCTGAGCGAGCAGAACGTCGAGGTGGCCGCAGGTCAGCTTGGACTGCCGCCGGCGGACCCGAAACAGAGCTTCCAGATGGCAGTACGCGTGGTGGGACGTCTCTCGGACCCGCGCGAGTTCGACAATATCATTATCAAAAACAGCTCCACTGCGAATGGGTTGGTGCTGCTGAAAGACGTTGGCCATTCGGAGATCGGGGCGGAGAACTACAACACCGACCTGAAGTTCTCAGGTGGTGAGGCGGTTGGTATTGGTATTCAGCAGCTTTCGACAGCGAACGCGCTGGACGTGGACAAACAGTGCCGTGCGGTGCTGACGGAGTTGCGGAAGTCCTTCCCCCCAGGGCTCGACTACATCGTCGCGGTCGATACGACGACGGTTGTCAGTGATTCGATCAAGGAGGTCGAATCGACGATTGCGGAGGCGATCGTGATCGTGATCGTTGTCATCTTCCTGTTCCTCCAGGACTGGCATGCGACGATCATCCCGGCGGTGACGATTCCGGTCTCGCTGATTGGCACGTTTGCGTTTATCAAGCTGTTCGGGTTTTCGATCAATTCGCTTACGCTGTTCGGCATTACGCTGGCTACGGGATTGGTCGTTGACGATGCGATCGTCGTGATCGAGAATGTGCAACGCCACCTCGTCGAAGGTGTGACCGATGCGCATGCGGCAACATCTACTGCGATGGCTGAGGTGACGAGTGCTGTCATCGCAACCTCGCTGGTGTTGATCTCGGTGTTTGTGCCGGTCAGCTTCTTTCCGGGGACGACGGGCATTCTGTATAAGCAGTTCTCGCTAACGATCGCTTTCTCAATTGCGATCTCCGCGTTCAATGCGCTTACGCTATCGCCTGCACTTGCCGCGATCCTTCTAAGGCCGGAGACACACCATGGCGGTCTGCTGGGGTTGGTCGATAAGGCCATCAAGAAGGTAATCAGTATCTATGCGGTCTTCGTGACGTGGATCGTCAAGGTGCGGTATGCGGTTGTTTTGATCTTCCTGCTTGGACTGGGCGCAACCGTATACATGTACAACCATGTGCCGACGGCGTTTGTTCCGGCTGAGGACCAGAGCTACTTCCTGATCATTGTGCAGACGCCTCCTGGTGCATCGCTGGCATATACGGCTGAGGTGGCGGATCGTGCCTCCGCGCTTGTGCGGAAGGACAATGATGTCTTCGGAACGTTCTCGGTCATGGGCTTCTCATTGGCGGGAGGAAGCTCGCCGAACTCAGGCTTGATCTTCGCGCCGTTGAAACCGATTGACGAGCGCACGAAGCTCGGTCCGGGACACTCGGCCAAGGAGATTGTGGCGCGTATCGGACCGAAGCTATTTCAGGTTCCAGGCGGCATTCTGTTTGCGGCTGAACCTCCTGCGATTGCCGGTATCGGTACGGTCGGCGGGTTCCAGTTCATGTTGCAGGATGCGGGCCGTAACACATTCGGCGATATCGATCGTGTTGCACATACGATCGTCGCACAGTCGCGCAATCCGGCTTCTGGATTGAACGCTCTCAACACGACCTTTACCTCGAACGATCCGCAGCTTCAGGTCACGATCGATCGGCAGAAGGCGAAGACGATGGGTGTACCGCTGTCGCAGATCACCGCGGCGATGTCGACCTTTATGGGATCGTCGTATGTCAACGACTTCGACTTCAACAATCGTTCGTATCGCGTGTATGTGCAGGCCGATGCGCAGTTCCGTCGCAATGCGCAAGACCTGCAACAGTATTACGTGCGTTCGGATTCGAACCAGATGGTTCCGCTCGATAACCTGATCGCTGTCGATGAGACATCGGGGCCGCAGGTGATCTATCACTACAACCTGTTCCGAGCGGCGGAGATCGACGGTTCACCTGCGGCGGGGCTCAGTTCTGGTCAGGGTTTGGATGCGATGGTGAAGCTGTTCGACAAGAACAAGCTGCAAGGCATGAGCTACTCGTGGACTGGTATCGCGCTGGAAGAGATCGAATCGAGCGGCAAGGCCATCATCATCTTTGGGCTTGGGCTGCTGGTCGTATACCTTGCACTCTCGGCACAGTATGAGAGCTTCGCGCTGCCATTCATTATTTTGTTGGCGGTCCCGACAGCGATCCTTGGAGCGCTGTCGCTGGTAGCTGCACGTGGACTGGTAGATGACGTCTATGTGCAGATCGGACTGGTCATGCTCATCGGCCTCTCGGCGAAGAATTCGATTTTGATTGTCGAGTTCGCGGAGCAGCAACTGGCGCAAGGGAAGAGCATCGTCGATGCGGCGATCATCGCGGCTGAACTTCGACTGCGGCCCATCCTGATGACGTCGATTGCGTTCATCCTCGGCGTGATGCCGCTGTACCTCGCTACGGGTGCGGGCGCGTATGGACGCCACTCGGTCGGTACGGCGGTGGTTGGCGGCATGGTACTGTCGACGTTCCTCAACCTGGTGTTCATCCCTGTGTTGTATGTTCTCTTCAAGACGTTCCTTGGACTGTTCTCGAAGAAGCCGAAGGGGACTGAGGGCAGGGAATTGCCACCGGCGCAACCATCACACTAG
- a CDS encoding efflux RND transporter periplasmic adaptor subunit — MSLIAGCSKPAPTAPPPQAMPVKVSAVSLTDVPTSDTYVATIKSRRSTTLQPQVDGNITKILVKSGDAVKAGQLLMQIDPLKQAAAVQSQQGTQAQKKAVYQYNQTEVERQRKLFEAGVTSRDAYDQAVQAFQNAKGDYESNEALTTTQVQQLGYYQIRAPYAGVVGDIPVHLGDYVSPTTVLTTVDENADLEAYIYLPTDRGTSIRTGLPVEILDASGGVVTRSSISFLSPQVDNGLQSILAKAEIPHTAQRLRNLQLVNARVTWKVSPQPVVPVLAVVRVGGQPFVYVAVPSAHGDGYSAHQVAVTLGETVGNNYPVQSGLKQGDKVILTSIQFLQEGAPVQPLS, encoded by the coding sequence TTGAGTTTAATTGCCGGTTGTTCGAAGCCCGCGCCGACCGCTCCGCCGCCACAGGCTATGCCGGTCAAGGTTTCGGCTGTATCGCTGACGGATGTGCCGACCAGCGACACGTACGTCGCGACGATCAAGAGCCGCCGCTCGACCACACTACAGCCGCAGGTGGACGGGAATATTACGAAGATCCTGGTAAAGTCGGGGGATGCGGTGAAGGCCGGGCAACTGCTGATGCAGATCGATCCGTTGAAGCAGGCTGCCGCCGTGCAGTCGCAGCAGGGGACGCAGGCGCAGAAGAAGGCCGTCTACCAGTACAACCAGACGGAGGTCGAACGCCAGCGCAAGCTGTTTGAAGCGGGTGTGACCTCGCGCGATGCGTATGACCAGGCGGTGCAGGCGTTTCAGAACGCAAAGGGCGATTACGAGTCCAACGAAGCGTTGACGACCACGCAGGTACAACAGCTTGGCTACTACCAGATTCGCGCTCCATACGCTGGTGTCGTGGGCGATATTCCTGTTCACCTGGGCGATTATGTTTCGCCGACGACGGTGCTGACGACGGTGGATGAGAACGCGGATCTCGAAGCATACATCTATCTGCCGACGGATCGTGGGACTTCGATCCGTACCGGCCTGCCGGTGGAGATTCTGGATGCTTCGGGGGGTGTGGTGACGCGTTCATCGATCAGCTTTCTTTCCCCGCAGGTGGATAACGGACTCCAGAGCATTCTGGCCAAGGCGGAGATTCCGCATACCGCTCAACGTTTACGCAACCTGCAACTGGTGAATGCGCGGGTGACATGGAAGGTCTCGCCGCAGCCGGTGGTGCCGGTGCTTGCCGTCGTTCGAGTGGGAGGGCAGCCGTTCGTCTATGTTGCGGTTCCTTCGGCGCATGGCGATGGGTACTCGGCGCACCAGGTCGCGGTCACGCTGGGAGAGACGGTCGGCAACAACTATCCCGTGCAGAGCGGATTGAAGCAGGGCGATAAGGTGATCCTCACGAGCATCCAGTTTCTTCAGGAAGGCGCACCGGTTCAACCGTTGAGCTAG
- a CDS encoding queuosine precursor transporter translates to MLTMTLTAPRFRYLDALTTAFVVILLVSNLVAQKVCMIGPFAVSGAVLLFPITYIFGDVFTEVYGFAASRRAIWLGFFGTGLLYLMGAIVISLPPAPGWKNQAAFATVFGFIPRILAASLIAFWAGEFANSYTMARLKLLTDGRKLWTRTIGSTVVGQAVDTVLVIALTFGGIYPVRTLLNIMATGYMLKVGYEVLATPLTYLVVNGLKAAEKVDTFDWQRNFNPFSFKE, encoded by the coding sequence ATGTTGACCATGACCCTTACTGCGCCGCGCTTCCGATATCTCGACGCTCTTACGACCGCTTTTGTGGTAATTCTGCTGGTATCCAATCTGGTGGCGCAGAAGGTCTGCATGATCGGGCCGTTTGCCGTGAGCGGGGCGGTGCTGCTGTTTCCGATTACCTATATCTTTGGGGATGTTTTTACGGAGGTGTATGGGTTTGCTGCGTCGCGGCGGGCGATCTGGCTGGGGTTCTTTGGGACGGGGTTGCTGTACCTGATGGGCGCAATCGTTATCTCGCTGCCGCCAGCCCCGGGATGGAAGAATCAGGCGGCGTTCGCGACGGTCTTCGGGTTTATCCCACGTATTTTGGCGGCCAGTTTGATAGCGTTTTGGGCTGGAGAGTTCGCCAATTCATACACAATGGCGCGGCTGAAGCTGTTGACCGACGGACGTAAGCTGTGGACGCGGACGATTGGCTCCACGGTTGTGGGGCAGGCCGTGGATACGGTGCTGGTCATCGCTCTAACTTTTGGAGGGATCTATCCGGTGCGTACTCTGCTGAATATTATGGCGACGGGCTACATGCTTAAGGTAGGGTACGAGGTACTGGCGACGCCGCTGACTTACCTGGTGGTGAATGGCCTGAAAGCGGCGGAAAAGGTGGATACCTTTGACTGGCAGCGCAACTTTAACCCTTTTTCATTTAAGGAATAG
- a CDS encoding phage terminase large subunit, giving the protein MATEELQMNPFQERLMSVPETYDVFLGGGRGGGKSYAMAFLALRHCEQYGIRARVLYLRKTYKGIADFELVCRELFGKVYGTAAKYNSAEHVWTMPNGSYLELGQLETASDYAKYQGRSFTLLMVDECGQWSDLTLIDRMRSNLRGWQKIPLRVVLAGNPGGNCHQVLARRFVFVASPWTPFKDEVSKRTVVHCPSTFAGNSMIDREAYADSLQASCPDDPELYRSWSEGDWTALVSGAFSECLEEKRNAVDPWQSLPSDEDFWTLYLAIDWGSAAPSYTALVAQSPGAEWEGKYYPRGSYVIVDEVATTRPGSLTLGLNYNVSQTASVIRAMCQRWGLQMESLPCYADDSIFSNQGSNVGSIASELRRAGLMGIERAGKKDRKTGFTRVKNLLAAAGQLDRPGLYISRACSYWWNTVPFLSRDPKQPESVDGSRPDHAIDCTAYLCLARDTAEHVKVSWNG; this is encoded by the coding sequence ATGGCGACTGAAGAGCTTCAAATGAATCCGTTCCAAGAACGGCTAATGTCTGTCCCAGAGACCTATGACGTGTTTCTAGGCGGCGGACGCGGCGGCGGCAAAAGCTACGCTATGGCTTTCTTAGCACTCCGGCATTGTGAGCAGTACGGTATACGTGCTCGGGTGCTGTATCTTCGCAAAACCTACAAAGGAATTGCTGATTTCGAGTTGGTTTGTAGAGAGTTGTTCGGCAAGGTATATGGGACGGCTGCGAAGTACAACTCTGCCGAGCATGTATGGACCATGCCGAACGGCTCATACCTGGAGTTGGGCCAACTAGAAACGGCGAGTGACTATGCCAAGTACCAAGGACGTAGCTTCACACTCTTGATGGTCGATGAGTGCGGGCAATGGTCGGATTTGACCTTGATAGATCGCATGAGATCAAACCTACGCGGATGGCAAAAGATCCCATTGCGTGTCGTCCTTGCGGGGAATCCGGGCGGCAACTGTCATCAAGTCTTAGCTCGGCGCTTCGTGTTCGTCGCCTCACCCTGGACGCCATTCAAGGATGAAGTATCCAAGCGAACCGTCGTGCATTGTCCTTCGACATTCGCAGGAAATTCGATGATAGATAGGGAAGCATATGCCGATAGCTTGCAAGCATCCTGCCCAGATGATCCAGAGCTTTATCGAAGTTGGTCTGAAGGCGACTGGACGGCGCTTGTCTCCGGTGCGTTCAGTGAATGCTTAGAAGAGAAGCGTAACGCCGTTGATCCATGGCAGTCCCTTCCATCGGATGAGGATTTCTGGACGCTTTACTTGGCGATAGATTGGGGAAGTGCCGCACCTTCATACACAGCGCTTGTAGCTCAGTCTCCGGGCGCTGAATGGGAAGGTAAATACTATCCACGGGGTTCATACGTAATCGTGGATGAAGTCGCGACAACCCGACCCGGCTCACTCACATTGGGACTCAATTACAACGTATCCCAAACGGCGAGCGTCATCCGTGCAATGTGTCAGAGATGGGGTCTCCAGATGGAATCCCTTCCGTGTTATGCGGACGATTCTATTTTCAGCAACCAAGGGTCCAACGTAGGCAGCATTGCAAGTGAACTACGCCGCGCCGGATTGATGGGTATAGAGCGAGCCGGAAAGAAAGACAGAAAGACAGGCTTTACAAGAGTCAAGAACCTGTTAGCAGCGGCAGGGCAGTTAGACCGTCCGGGTTTGTATATAAGTCGCGCCTGCTCTTACTGGTGGAATACCGTTCCGTTCCTAAGTCGTGACCCAAAGCAGCCTGAATCAGTCGATGGATCAAGGCCGGACCACGCCATAGATTGCACCGCATATCTGTGTCTTGCTCGTGACACTGCTGAGCATGTCAAGGTATCGTGGAATGGGTAG
- a CDS encoding helix-turn-helix domain-containing protein: MDQLLVSVPNAAKMLSISRSAIYVLMSEGAIKSCKIGKSRLVVTASLHSFIESLPTGGLAVPNSVNK, from the coding sequence ATGGATCAACTACTTGTATCTGTGCCGAATGCAGCGAAGATGCTTTCTATATCGCGCTCTGCGATCTATGTCCTGATGTCTGAAGGTGCGATCAAGTCATGCAAGATCGGCAAATCACGATTGGTAGTGACAGCATCGCTCCACTCTTTCATCGAGTCCCTTCCCACAGGCGGTCTCGCCGTCCCTAACTCGGTCAACAAATAA